From Pseudanabaena sp. PCC 6802, one genomic window encodes:
- a CDS encoding tyrosine-type recombinase/integrase: MAKGTVALETFKDRLRLRWGYAGKRYCLYIGLPDTKVNRFAAEGKARQIELDIASGNFDTTLKKYKTDRQVQRSQLKTVELFEKFMQEKAKSVYQRSLEKYKATLGYLRQYFKEKQADAISVALAEQFLEWLCSKISPVTAKERLTLINACWEWGINEEIIENNPWNDLVARVKIPPKQKSKPFTREEIQMIIEAFRSDRYYSHYADFVEFLFGTGCRTGEAVGLRWGHLSDDCSSVWIGESVSRGVRKSTKTNRARTISLTPHLQSMLLARRPENPDSDGLVFPTPHGHAIDDHNFRNRAWKTVLAGLNIDYRKPYNTRHTLISHALDLGMSPVMVAQLTGHDVATLYENYAGSVSSRPRLPELMKDRE, translated from the coding sequence ATGGCAAAGGGGACAGTTGCTTTAGAAACCTTCAAAGACAGGTTACGATTGCGCTGGGGCTACGCTGGCAAACGCTACTGTCTTTACATCGGTCTACCTGACACAAAGGTCAACCGCTTTGCTGCCGAGGGTAAAGCCCGCCAAATCGAGCTAGATATTGCCAGTGGTAACTTCGATACCACCTTGAAAAAATATAAGACCGATCGGCAAGTACAGAGATCGCAGCTTAAAACAGTAGAGCTATTCGAGAAATTCATGCAGGAGAAAGCCAAGAGCGTCTATCAACGCAGCTTGGAGAAGTACAAAGCCACGCTCGGATACTTGAGGCAGTATTTTAAGGAAAAGCAGGCAGATGCGATCTCTGTAGCACTAGCCGAACAATTCTTAGAGTGGCTATGCAGCAAAATCTCACCTGTTACAGCAAAAGAACGCCTGACACTTATTAATGCTTGCTGGGAATGGGGAATAAATGAGGAAATCATCGAGAACAATCCTTGGAACGATCTAGTTGCACGGGTAAAAATACCTCCTAAACAAAAGTCAAAGCCTTTCACCCGTGAAGAAATCCAGATGATTATTGAGGCTTTCCGAAGCGATCGCTACTATAGTCACTACGCTGATTTTGTGGAATTCTTATTTGGGACAGGATGCAGAACTGGCGAAGCAGTTGGCTTGCGTTGGGGGCATTTATCTGATGACTGCTCTAGTGTTTGGATTGGTGAAAGTGTCAGCCGAGGCGTAAGAAAGTCCACCAAGACCAATCGAGCCAGGACTATTTCCCTTACACCACACTTGCAGTCAATGCTGCTTGCTCGCAGACCAGAGAATCCAGATTCCGACGGCCTTGTATTTCCAACACCCCACGGTCATGCGATCGACGATCATAACTTCCGCAATCGAGCATGGAAGACTGTTCTGGCTGGGTTGAATATTGACTACAGAAAGCCTTACAACACTCGACACACGTTAATTTCCCATGCGCTCGATCTGGGCATGAGTCCTGTAATGGTGGCACAACTAACGGGGCATGACGTTGCAACCTTGTATGAAAACTATGCAGGTAGTGTAAGCAGCCGACCCAGACTGCCAGAGTTAATGAAAGATAGGGAGTAA
- a CDS encoding ArsR/SmtB family transcription factor, with translation MKKIAQRSPKSSDIPTCETHMVHLDSVRQGRQQVLQMAKAQQMSDFFGVLADPNRLRLLSVLVDCEMCVCDLAAVLEMTESAVSHQLRTLRSMNLVKYRRDGRNIYYSLADNHVVNLYHEVAEHLGETES, from the coding sequence ATGAAAAAGATTGCCCAGCGCAGCCCCAAAAGTTCTGACATACCTACCTGTGAAACACACATGGTGCATTTGGATAGCGTGCGGCAGGGTAGGCAACAGGTCTTGCAAATGGCAAAAGCACAGCAGATGTCTGACTTTTTTGGAGTTTTGGCAGACCCTAACCGCCTACGACTACTATCCGTGTTGGTCGATTGCGAAATGTGTGTCTGCGATCTAGCCGCTGTCCTGGAGATGACCGAATCCGCCGTGTCACACCAGCTACGCACCCTAAGATCGATGAATCTGGTTAAATATCGCCGTGACGGTCGCAATATTTATTACAGTCTTGCCGATAATCACGTCGTCAACCTCTACCACGAAGTTGCAGAACACTTAGGCGAAACAGAAAGTTAA
- a CDS encoding heavy metal translocating P-type ATPase, with protein MSKHCGCSSHDDDKQEHQESHSHKHDREDGHDRDHDHDHGEGGFDLRAELAPVVLVIGLFGVGTGFEEALHNTPFSIAEYAIFIFAYLLAGWNVLTIAGHNILKGRWFDENFLMTVATLGAIAIHKLPEAVGVMMFYKIGELFQEYAVGNSRRSIKAVLETRPDYANLKVDGQILKTSPEKVKVGEVITVTAGEKIPLDGEIMVGTSQIDTSALTGESVPRNVKVGEPVLAGTINKTGVLDIKVTKLFGESSIARILDLVENASSKKAETEKFITKFAKIYTPIVVFVSLAIALVPPLVIPNATSAEWVYRALVILVISCPCGLVISIPLGYFGGIGGAAKRGILIKGSTFLDTLTHVKTVVFDKTGTLTKGNFNVTQVMPKNGFTKEELLSLAAHIEAQSNHPIARSIQKAYTGEVDLSKVTNYEEISGHGIRATISDRLIIAGNDRLLHRERIPHDTCELTGTVVHVAVDRNYAGYITIADELKEDAGRAIRDLRLLGVTKAIMLTGDNQKVAENIAWQLTLSSYMAELLPEGKVDAIEKIMADAAKNEKVAFVGDGINDAPVLARADVGIAMGGLGSDAAIETADVVIMNDSPTKIGEAIQVARKTRKIVLQNIGLAMSIKGVFIILGAFGLATMWEAVFADVGVALAAIANATRVLR; from the coding sequence ATGTCCAAACACTGTGGATGTTCCAGTCATGATGATGACAAGCAGGAGCATCAAGAAAGTCATAGCCACAAACACGATCGCGAAGACGGTCATGATCGCGATCACGATCACGATCACGGCGAAGGTGGATTCGATCTGAGGGCAGAGTTAGCTCCTGTAGTATTAGTGATTGGACTGTTCGGTGTGGGGACGGGGTTTGAGGAAGCCCTGCACAACACGCCCTTTTCGATCGCTGAGTATGCCATCTTTATCTTTGCCTACCTCTTGGCGGGTTGGAATGTGCTGACGATCGCAGGGCACAACATTCTTAAGGGTAGATGGTTTGACGAAAACTTTTTGATGACTGTTGCCACATTGGGCGCGATCGCCATTCACAAGTTGCCTGAAGCAGTTGGCGTGATGATGTTCTACAAAATTGGCGAACTGTTTCAAGAATATGCCGTGGGTAACTCGCGGCGATCGATTAAAGCGGTACTGGAAACTCGCCCCGACTATGCCAATCTCAAAGTTGATGGTCAGATTCTAAAAACATCACCTGAAAAAGTCAAAGTGGGAGAAGTTATTACTGTTACCGCAGGCGAAAAGATTCCCCTAGATGGAGAGATTATGGTAGGCACTTCCCAAATCGATACCTCTGCTCTGACGGGAGAATCTGTACCTCGCAACGTAAAAGTGGGCGAACCTGTGTTAGCAGGCACGATTAACAAAACAGGCGTACTCGATATTAAAGTCACAAAACTATTTGGTGAGTCATCGATCGCCAGGATTCTCGATCTGGTGGAAAATGCCAGCAGCAAAAAGGCAGAGACGGAGAAATTCATCACGAAATTCGCCAAGATTTATACACCGATTGTGGTGTTTGTCTCGCTGGCGATCGCGCTCGTTCCTCCTCTAGTGATTCCCAATGCCACTTCTGCGGAATGGGTGTATCGGGCGCTGGTTATTCTGGTGATTTCCTGTCCCTGCGGCTTGGTAATTAGCATTCCCTTGGGATATTTTGGTGGCATTGGTGGAGCGGCCAAACGGGGTATTTTGATTAAAGGTTCGACTTTTCTCGATACCCTTACTCACGTGAAGACAGTTGTGTTCGATAAAACAGGGACGCTGACAAAGGGAAATTTCAACGTCACGCAAGTCATGCCTAAAAATGGTTTTACCAAGGAAGAATTGCTATCTCTCGCTGCTCATATCGAAGCGCAGTCGAATCACCCCATCGCTCGCTCTATTCAAAAAGCATACACAGGGGAAGTCGATCTCTCAAAGGTAACGAACTACGAAGAAATTTCAGGGCATGGCATTCGCGCTACGATTAGCGATCGCTTAATTATTGCAGGGAACGATCGCCTTTTACATCGAGAACGCATACCACACGATACTTGCGAGCTTACTGGTACGGTCGTTCATGTTGCAGTAGATCGCAACTATGCAGGCTATATCACCATCGCTGACGAACTCAAAGAAGATGCGGGACGAGCAATTAGAGACCTGAGACTGCTAGGCGTAACGAAAGCGATTATGCTGACAGGAGACAATCAGAAAGTTGCCGAAAATATTGCGTGGCAGCTTACTTTAAGTTCCTACATGGCAGAACTCTTACCCGAAGGTAAAGTAGACGCAATCGAAAAAATTATGGCTGATGCTGCCAAAAATGAGAAAGTTGCCTTTGTCGGCGATGGCATCAACGATGCACCCGTACTGGCAAGGGCAGATGTTGGAATCGCTATGGGTGGTCTTGGCTCCGATGCGGCAATTGAGACTGCCGATGTCGTGATTATGAATGATTCTCCTACCAAAATTGGCGAAGCCATTCAAGTAGCGCGAAAGACCCGCAAAATTGTCTTACAGAATATTGGGCTGGCCATGTCTATTAAAGGCGTATTCATCATCTTGGGAGCGTTTGGTTTAGCGACGATGTGGGAAGCCGTGTTCGCTGATGTGGGGGTGGCTCTGGCTGCAATTGCAAATGCAACAAGGGTTCTGAGATAA
- a CDS encoding zf-TFIIB domain-containing protein, with product MLCPVCNVDMRLADREGIEIDYCPQCRGIWLDRGELEKIVERSTAAPYESEGDRDRSRHGQEYRGDKLGDRDRRERKRGFLEDLFDF from the coding sequence ATGTTGTGTCCAGTTTGTAATGTTGACATGAGATTGGCAGACCGCGAAGGCATTGAGATCGATTACTGCCCCCAATGTCGTGGCATTTGGTTAGACCGGGGCGAATTGGAGAAGATTGTTGAGCGTTCAACAGCAGCGCCCTATGAAAGTGAAGGAGACAGAGACAGAAGTCGTCATGGTCAGGAATATCGCGGCGATAAGCTTGGAGACCGCGATCGCCGCGAGCGGAAGCGTGGTTTTCTGGAAGATCTATTTGATTTCTAG
- a CDS encoding zf-TFIIB domain-containing protein, with amino-acid sequence MATKNTMRICPICIIELVPADRQGIELDYCPQCRGIWLDRGELEKLIDQSITRYRDVSYGERSRNRDRYRDDYREDYREEHSGGHHDRYREEHHDSGHRGGRHYSGEHRRRSFLEDLLDFD; translated from the coding sequence ATGGCGACTAAAAATACGATGAGAATCTGCCCAATCTGTATTATTGAGCTGGTGCCAGCAGATCGCCAGGGCATTGAACTTGACTACTGTCCCCAATGTCGAGGTATTTGGCTAGATCGGGGCGAGCTGGAGAAACTCATTGACCAGTCAATAACACGCTATCGAGATGTCAGTTATGGAGAACGCAGTCGAAATCGAGATCGTTACCGAGATGATTATCGAGAGGATTATCGAGAGGAACACTCTGGTGGACATCATGACAGATATCGAGAGGAACACCACGACAGCGGGCATCGCGGCGGCAGACATTACAGTGGTGAGCATCGGCGCAGATCGTTTCTAGAAGACCTGCTTGATTTTGATTAG
- a CDS encoding cation diffusion facilitator family transporter has protein sequence MTHNHSHESVNYNRAFIISVSLNTLFVVVEAVYGILANSLALLADAGHNLSDVLGLLLAWGASLLSQRLPSARRTFGLRRSSILAALLNATFLLLVSGGIGWEAMQRFVAPTPVAGATVINVAAIGIAINTGSALMFLSGRKQDLNLRGAFLHLVADAAVSVGVVLAGIVIVLTGWLWLDPAVSLVVTVAIVAGTWQLFRESLDLMMDAVPAGIEPLAIRTYLAELPGVVGVHDLHIWGMSTTETALMAHLIIPNEQTGDAFLSRASQGLHNHFGIEHTTLQIETGDPAYPCPQAPDDRV, from the coding sequence ATGACTCACAATCATAGCCACGAATCCGTCAACTATAACCGAGCATTCATCATCAGCGTTTCCCTCAATACGCTTTTTGTGGTAGTTGAGGCAGTTTACGGGATTCTGGCGAACTCCCTAGCACTGTTGGCGGATGCCGGTCATAACCTGAGCGATGTTTTGGGATTGCTCCTCGCTTGGGGAGCCAGTCTGCTGTCTCAGCGACTTCCCTCCGCACGACGTACTTTTGGATTGCGGCGCTCTTCGATTTTGGCAGCACTGCTGAATGCTACTTTTCTACTACTTGTCTCTGGCGGCATCGGTTGGGAAGCGATGCAACGGTTTGTTGCACCTACACCCGTTGCAGGTGCAACAGTGATTAATGTGGCAGCGATCGGGATTGCGATTAATACTGGCAGCGCGTTGATGTTTTTATCGGGGCGCAAGCAGGATCTGAACCTACGAGGTGCTTTTCTACATTTGGTTGCTGATGCAGCCGTCTCGGTAGGTGTTGTACTGGCTGGGATTGTGATTGTGCTGACGGGCTGGCTTTGGCTTGACCCGGCTGTGAGTTTGGTTGTTACTGTAGCGATAGTCGCTGGCACCTGGCAACTGTTCCGGGAATCGCTGGATCTAATGATGGATGCAGTTCCAGCCGGGATTGAGCCACTAGCCATTCGCACCTATTTGGCTGAACTTCCGGGAGTAGTTGGCGTGCATGACCTGCATATTTGGGGGATGAGTACAACCGAAACAGCTCTTATGGCTCATTTGATTATTCCCAATGAACAGACTGGCGATGCATTTTTATCCCGGGCTTCTCAAGGGTTGCATAACCATTTTGGGATCGAACACACAACGCTGCAAATTGAAACGGGCGATCCTGCTTATCCCTGCCCACAAGCGCCAGATGACCGAGTATAA
- a CDS encoding cation diffusion facilitator family transporter: MINPNYTLLVHTDFLEATPHDLPKVRLLWIVLGLRSFLFLVELVVGLQSHSMSLLAGSGHLFLDLVTMGLTLLVVWLLQRQSNGWSAIDYWKVTAWIGLLNGASLSAIAFLIAWESVKHLQVPEPILGLPMLLVAGISLVINGLSIQLLYEDSHNDLNIRGVLLHGVADATVSVSVILAACAVYLCNWLWADAVGSLVVSVLISLSAISLMQNGWQLLKNVSIQQQEDTHD, from the coding sequence ATGATAAACCCCAATTATACGTTGCTCGTTCATACCGATTTCCTCGAAGCGACTCCACACGATCTCCCGAAAGTGCGGCTACTTTGGATCGTTCTGGGACTGCGGAGTTTCCTGTTTCTGGTAGAACTGGTAGTTGGACTTCAGAGCCACAGTATGTCTTTACTGGCAGGATCGGGACACCTGTTCCTGGATCTAGTGACGATGGGATTAACGCTGTTAGTCGTCTGGCTACTTCAGCGTCAATCGAACGGTTGGTCAGCGATCGACTACTGGAAAGTGACTGCCTGGATAGGATTGCTTAATGGTGCTAGCCTGAGCGCGATCGCCTTTTTGATTGCTTGGGAATCTGTGAAACACCTACAAGTCCCTGAACCGATACTAGGCTTACCGATGCTGCTTGTAGCAGGGATAAGTCTGGTCATTAACGGTTTGAGTATTCAACTCCTATACGAAGATAGCCACAATGACTTGAATATTCGGGGAGTGCTATTACACGGGGTCGCTGATGCTACCGTTTCAGTTAGTGTGATTCTGGCTGCCTGTGCGGTTTATCTCTGCAACTGGCTCTGGGCAGATGCAGTGGGAAGTCTAGTGGTTTCTGTTCTCATCAGCTTAAGTGCCATTTCCCTAATGCAAAATGGCTGGCAGCTTTTGAAAAATGTATCAATTCAGCAACAGGAGGATACACATGATTAA
- a CDS encoding vitamin K epoxide reductase family protein encodes MKEFRNRQRSQPWLHRYSRPIIAGIATLGVAITAYLTFVSFSQTSAACPTNSCDLVLSSPYAKVFGLPLSLFGCLGYGSMVVFAVAPLLVNSPEQKQLRTKLENWTKLLLFMGGTAMMVFSGYLMYLLFAVIQSVCIYCIASALLSTSLFIFSVIGQKWEDIGQLFFTGAIIAVLTILGTLAIYGSANKSIASETLPIDPTTGKPVIQSPTTRPKQGVGWEITTTSGNAEIALAQHLKQIGVKMYVFYTCPHCYKQKQLFGKEAVKELNIIECHPDGINSQRQLCEAAKIESVPTWEIKGKFYQGERSLQELADLSGYQGDRNFRYLLPH; translated from the coding sequence ATGAAAGAATTTCGCAATCGGCAGCGATCGCAACCCTGGTTACATCGCTACTCTCGCCCGATTATTGCTGGTATCGCCACTTTGGGCGTAGCGATTACAGCTTATCTCACTTTTGTCAGCTTCTCGCAAACATCGGCAGCTTGCCCAACAAATAGCTGCGATCTAGTACTTTCTAGTCCCTATGCCAAAGTATTTGGCTTACCGCTCTCGCTATTTGGTTGTTTGGGCTATGGCAGTATGGTTGTCTTTGCAGTTGCACCTTTACTGGTGAATTCTCCCGAACAAAAGCAACTTCGCACGAAACTAGAGAATTGGACAAAACTACTTCTCTTTATGGGTGGTACTGCCATGATGGTCTTTAGCGGCTATTTGATGTATCTCCTATTTGCCGTGATTCAGTCTGTCTGTATCTACTGCATCGCTTCTGCGTTACTCTCTACCAGTCTATTTATCTTTTCTGTGATTGGGCAAAAATGGGAGGATATTGGACAGCTATTCTTTACTGGAGCTATTATTGCTGTACTCACAATTTTAGGGACGTTGGCTATTTATGGAAGTGCTAATAAGTCAATCGCTAGCGAGACTCTACCCATCGATCCCACCACAGGGAAACCAGTTATTCAATCACCGACAACAAGACCAAAACAGGGAGTAGGTTGGGAAATCACTACGACTTCAGGCAATGCTGAAATTGCTTTAGCACAGCACCTCAAGCAAATTGGAGTAAAAATGTACGTTTTCTATACCTGCCCTCACTGTTATAAGCAAAAGCAGTTATTTGGCAAGGAAGCTGTAAAAGAGTTAAATATAATTGAATGTCATCCTGACGGTATCAATTCCCAACGACAATTGTGCGAAGCGGCAAAAATTGAGAGTGTTCCTACTTGGGAAATTAAAGGAAAGTTCTATCAAGGTGAGCGATCGCTCCAAGAACTTGCTGATTTATCTGGCTATCAAGGCGATCGCAACTTCCGCTATTTGTTACCTCATTAA
- a CDS encoding M23 family metallopeptidase encodes MYLLLNLQNTREVPVAPVAKSSRTLAEVLSQNREKKYKLAQKAIASDNLESLNIKKSPLVDDRKPVKLAAKNNSIDKDSANPTQKITSAQLFKLPFQISDLSNFTATAYLTLLPNASFTNKFIFPSEGVITSNFGWRWGRAHQGVDIAAEKGTPIWAASTGIVQYAGWNSGGYGNMVDVRHPDGTITRYSHLNNIYVEEGQTVSQAQPLGTMGDTGYTTGTNLHFEIRLDGFSAVDPLSLLSE; translated from the coding sequence ATGTATCTACTCTTAAATCTTCAAAACACTAGAGAGGTTCCAGTTGCACCTGTAGCAAAATCTTCTCGCACTCTTGCAGAAGTTTTATCTCAGAACCGAGAGAAAAAATACAAACTAGCACAGAAAGCGATCGCTTCTGATAACCTAGAATCCCTAAATATCAAGAAATCACCTTTAGTGGACGATAGAAAACCTGTGAAGTTAGCAGCAAAGAATAATTCGATTGATAAAGATAGTGCTAATCCTACTCAAAAAATAACTTCTGCTCAGTTGTTCAAATTACCATTTCAGATCTCTGACTTGTCAAATTTCACTGCAACTGCCTACTTAACTCTGTTACCCAATGCCAGTTTTACCAATAAATTTATATTTCCCTCGGAAGGCGTAATTACGTCAAACTTTGGCTGGCGTTGGGGCAGAGCGCATCAAGGTGTAGATATTGCGGCTGAGAAAGGTACACCGATCTGGGCAGCCAGCACGGGCATCGTGCAATATGCAGGTTGGAATAGTGGTGGCTATGGAAATATGGTAGATGTTCGTCATCCTGACGGTACAATTACTCGCTATTCTCATCTCAATAATATCTATGTTGAAGAAGGACAAACCGTAAGCCAAGCGCAGCCACTTGGCACAATGGGAGATACGGGTTATACAACGGGTACTAACCTGCATTTTGAGATTCGTCTCGATGGCTTTAGTGCTGTCGATCCGCTGTCTCTGCTTAGTGAGTAA
- a CDS encoding DMT family transporter: MNRNQLQSGVFFAIAAAFLFGASTPLAKALLGETAPQMLAGLLYLGSGLGLALVQLISQRFQAQQPAEASLKKGDWLWLGGAILAGGVLAPVLMMLGLIATPAAIASLLLNLEGVLTALIAWFVFQEHFDRRIAIGMGAITAGSAVLSWQGRLDFDGNWGFLLIIAACLGWAIDNNLTRKVSSADPLAIATLKGGIAGTVNVAIALAMGDRLPSPLAVGSSCVVGFFGYGISLVLFILALRHIGTSRTGAYFAVAPFVGAAIAVLFLKEAVTTNLILATGLMGIGVWLHLTEQHDHKHIHEAIVHEHSHTHDEHHQHEHLRRVSMQKAHSHLHKHQPIRHKHQHYPDIHHRHIH; encoded by the coding sequence ATGAATCGTAATCAATTGCAATCTGGTGTATTTTTTGCGATCGCTGCCGCATTCTTATTTGGTGCGAGTACGCCGTTGGCAAAAGCCTTATTGGGTGAAACTGCACCCCAAATGCTAGCAGGGTTACTGTATCTAGGTTCTGGGCTGGGATTAGCTCTCGTTCAATTAATTAGTCAGAGATTCCAGGCTCAACAACCTGCTGAAGCTAGCTTAAAGAAGGGAGACTGGTTATGGTTAGGCGGTGCTATTCTCGCTGGTGGTGTGCTTGCTCCCGTCTTGATGATGCTGGGACTGATCGCTACGCCTGCGGCGATCGCGTCGCTTTTACTCAACCTGGAAGGCGTGCTTACAGCACTGATTGCATGGTTTGTATTTCAAGAGCATTTCGATCGCCGTATTGCGATCGGCATGGGTGCAATTACCGCAGGTAGCGCTGTACTATCCTGGCAGGGTCGCCTCGACTTTGATGGTAACTGGGGATTTTTATTAATTATCGCGGCATGTCTGGGGTGGGCAATTGATAATAACCTGACTCGTAAAGTCTCCTCTGCCGATCCTCTCGCGATCGCTACCCTGAAAGGAGGTATAGCAGGAACAGTGAACGTAGCGATCGCCCTAGCTATGGGCGATCGTCTACCCAGTCCTTTAGCCGTAGGCTCGAGCTGTGTTGTGGGGTTCTTTGGCTATGGTATCAGTCTCGTATTGTTTATCTTAGCCCTGAGACACATTGGCACTTCTAGAACAGGAGCCTATTTTGCAGTTGCACCTTTTGTGGGAGCGGCGATCGCTGTTCTCTTTCTCAAAGAAGCCGTCACAACCAACTTAATCCTGGCGACGGGATTGATGGGAATCGGAGTATGGCTACACCTGACCGAGCAACACGACCACAAGCATATCCATGAAGCGATCGTACACGAGCACAGTCATACTCATGACGAGCACCATCAACACGAACATCTTCGCAGGGTTTCTATGCAAAAAGCACACAGCCATCTCCACAAACACCAACCGATCCGACACAAACATCAGCATTATCCCGATATTCACCACCGACATATTCATTAG
- a CDS encoding Nramp family divalent metal transporter: protein MTILDRKPSLSEVHRTIAIPNQGFWRKLLAYAGPGYLVSVGYMDPGNWATDLAGGAKFGYALLSVILLSNLMAVLLQALCVRLGVATGRDLAQVCRDRFSPKINFCLWVLCEIAIAACDLAELLGSAIAIQLLFGLPLIWGVCITALDVIVLLMLQQKGFRYVEALVIMLVATVGICFAAEILFSKPDTGGILFGYAPKLAILQNPEMLYIAIGILGATVMPHNLYLHSAIVQTRAWEATPKKKWEAIKFGTIDSTVALSFALFINSAILIVSAATFHFSGYQDVAEIQEAYKLLSPLLGVSAASAIFGLALLASGQSSTLTATLAGQVVMEGFLNLRLPPWLRRLATRFLAIIPALIAIVYFGEHSTSNLIVLSQVILSLQLPFAVIPLVIFTSDRRLMGEFVNPKWLKWMAWAIAFVITSLNLWLLWQTFLNWLH, encoded by the coding sequence ATGACTATTCTAGATCGCAAACCCAGTTTATCTGAAGTCCATCGCACGATTGCAATCCCAAATCAGGGATTTTGGCGTAAGTTGCTCGCTTATGCAGGGCCTGGTTATCTGGTTTCTGTGGGATATATGGATCCAGGTAATTGGGCAACCGATTTAGCTGGCGGGGCGAAGTTTGGCTATGCGTTGCTGAGTGTGATTTTGCTATCGAACCTGATGGCAGTGTTGCTGCAAGCACTATGCGTGCGTCTGGGTGTGGCGACGGGAAGAGATTTAGCGCAGGTGTGCCGCGATCGATTCAGTCCTAAAATTAACTTCTGTTTGTGGGTATTGTGCGAAATTGCCATTGCTGCCTGCGATCTGGCAGAACTATTGGGCAGTGCGATCGCTATTCAGTTACTATTTGGTCTACCACTAATTTGGGGCGTGTGTATTACAGCTTTGGATGTGATTGTCTTACTCATGCTCCAACAAAAAGGCTTTCGCTATGTGGAAGCTTTGGTAATTATGCTGGTTGCCACCGTGGGTATTTGTTTTGCGGCGGAGATTCTATTCTCAAAACCAGATACAGGCGGTATCTTATTCGGATATGCGCCAAAGTTAGCGATTTTGCAGAATCCTGAGATGCTCTACATTGCAATTGGCATTTTGGGTGCAACCGTAATGCCGCACAATCTCTACCTGCATTCCGCGATCGTGCAGACCCGTGCGTGGGAAGCAACACCAAAGAAGAAATGGGAAGCAATTAAATTTGGCACGATTGATTCTACAGTAGCTCTATCCTTTGCGCTGTTTATTAACTCAGCAATTTTGATCGTATCTGCCGCTACGTTCCACTTTTCAGGCTATCAGGACGTAGCAGAAATTCAAGAAGCTTACAAACTCCTTTCTCCACTTTTGGGCGTGAGTGCTGCTAGTGCCATTTTTGGGTTAGCCCTGCTTGCTTCTGGACAGAGTTCCACGCTAACTGCAACCCTAGCAGGTCAAGTAGTGATGGAAGGATTTCTCAATCTGCGACTACCCCCTTGGTTGCGTCGTCTAGCCACTCGATTTCTCGCCATTATTCCTGCTTTAATTGCGATCGTCTACTTTGGCGAACACAGTACAAGTAATCTAATCGTTCTCAGTCAAGTGATCTTGAGCTTGCAACTCCCTTTTGCTGTGATCCCCTTGGTCATATTTACCAGCGATCGCCGCTTGATGGGAGAGTTTGTCAATCCTAAATGGTTGAAATGGATGGCCTGGGCGATCGCGTTCGTTATTACCTCGCTCAATCTCTGGCTACTTTGGCAAACATTTCTGAATTGGCTGCACTAG
- a CDS encoding TetR/AcrR family transcriptional regulator: MSRQPAIARLDSLIEAATVVFIEKGYRRTQIADVAHAMQRSPGAIYRYVESKEALFDLVIRAVTQPEWEPTDLTLPIPTPESDATLAFLRDLLAREGRIHSLERAIAKKTVKHPRTELERIIRELYAKTARYRVGMKLVERSALDYPELAVLWFGEMRIRVLQQLTTYLQLRIEEGLLHPVPDYSATARLIVETVVFFSVHRHQDPFPTPMSDRIAEETVVDNLVNAYVKR, from the coding sequence ATGAGTCGTCAACCTGCGATCGCCCGTCTTGATAGTCTCATTGAGGCTGCTACGGTGGTTTTCATCGAAAAGGGATACCGCCGCACCCAGATTGCCGATGTAGCTCATGCCATGCAGCGATCGCCTGGTGCCATCTACCGCTATGTCGAAAGTAAAGAAGCTCTATTCGATTTGGTTATCCGCGCTGTCACTCAACCAGAGTGGGAACCGACCGATCTGACATTGCCAATTCCAACACCCGAATCAGATGCCACCTTAGCATTTTTGCGAGATCTCTTAGCTCGCGAAGGGCGAATTCATAGCTTGGAAAGAGCGATCGCCAAAAAGACAGTCAAGCACCCGCGCACCGAACTTGAGCGCATCATCCGCGAACTCTATGCCAAAACGGCTCGCTACCGTGTGGGCATGAAATTAGTCGAGCGATCGGCGTTGGACTATCCAGAGCTAGCTGTCCTGTGGTTTGGTGAGATGCGTATTAGGGTATTGCAGCAACTCACTACATACCTGCAATTACGGATAGAAGAGGGGTTGCTGCATCCAGTTCCAGACTACTCAGCTACCGCACGTCTGATTGTCGAAACCGTTGTTTTCTTTTCCGTTCATCGCCATCAAGATCCATTTCCTACACCGATGAGCGATCGCATTGCTGAAGAAACCGTCGTTGATAACCTGGTCAACGCTTATGTCAAAAGATAG